A region of Paraburkholderia largidicola DNA encodes the following proteins:
- a CDS encoding squalene/phytoene synthase family protein, with the protein MNFDEYCLQKAAPPGSSTYYALRQAPVARQPLLTALFALRREFEETVKETTDPTIGRTKLAWWQKEAAALAAGEPTHPVSQALAAHLPDVQAEYPALQALIAGFEMDLDQARYLDYPNLRRYMAGVGGNFASVVARATARDPSQAQVWAAPLGEALMLAQIVVELGNDARHGRIYIPIDEMQRYNVTAADLINRKYTDAFTELMRFQTARARDAIRKALDALPVGERHSQRTLRALGALALALLDEIERDGYHVLHQRIALTPIRKLWVAWRAARKH; encoded by the coding sequence GTGAATTTCGACGAATACTGCCTGCAGAAAGCAGCGCCTCCCGGCTCGAGCACCTACTACGCACTGCGCCAGGCGCCCGTCGCGCGGCAGCCGCTGCTCACCGCGCTGTTCGCGCTGCGGCGCGAGTTCGAAGAAACCGTGAAGGAAACGACCGATCCGACGATCGGACGCACGAAGCTCGCGTGGTGGCAAAAGGAAGCGGCGGCGCTGGCAGCGGGCGAACCGACGCACCCGGTGTCGCAGGCGCTCGCTGCGCATCTGCCCGACGTGCAGGCCGAGTACCCTGCGTTGCAGGCGTTGATCGCCGGCTTTGAAATGGACCTCGACCAGGCGCGCTATCTCGACTATCCGAACCTGCGACGCTATATGGCGGGGGTCGGCGGCAACTTCGCCTCCGTCGTCGCGCGCGCGACGGCGCGCGATCCGTCGCAGGCTCAGGTGTGGGCCGCGCCGCTCGGCGAGGCCTTGATGCTTGCGCAGATCGTCGTCGAACTCGGCAACGACGCGCGGCATGGCCGCATCTATATTCCCATCGACGAGATGCAGCGCTACAACGTGACGGCGGCGGATCTGATCAACCGTAAATACACGGACGCGTTCACCGAACTGATGCGCTTCCAGACGGCGCGCGCTCGCGACGCGATCCGCAAGGCGCTCGACGCGCTACCCGTCGGCGAGCGTCACTCGCAGCGCACGCTGCGCGCGTTGGGCGCACTGGCGTTGGCGTTGCTCGACGAGATCGAGCGCGACGGCTACCACGTACTCCATCAACGCATCGCACTCACGCCGATCCGCAAGCTGTGGGTCGCGTGGCGAGCAGCGCGCAAGCACTGA
- a CDS encoding class II aldolase/adducin family protein, whose amino-acid sequence MASTDVRLPSDIGAHADAEHALRVQLAGTYRVFAMLGWTELIYNHITVRVPGTHSYFLINPFGLHYTEVTASNLVKIDVDGKVLDGSPHPVNPAGFVVHAALHRALPDAHCVMHTHTTAGLAVACSQTGLVNNNFYSAQLHEMVAYHDFEGITVRVDEGPRLVANLGDKRLLILRNHGLLSIGETIAQAFARLWTLNRACEIQLATATLGPARLIGDEIAARCTRDSLQFDPRHGAGEDVLNALLRQVDRIDPSYRD is encoded by the coding sequence ATGGCATCGACCGATGTTCGACTACCCTCAGACATCGGCGCGCATGCCGACGCCGAACACGCGTTGCGCGTGCAACTTGCGGGCACGTATCGCGTGTTCGCGATGCTCGGCTGGACCGAGTTGATCTACAACCACATCACCGTGCGTGTGCCCGGCACACACAGCTACTTTCTGATCAACCCGTTCGGGCTGCACTACACGGAAGTGACGGCGTCGAACCTGGTGAAGATCGATGTCGACGGGAAGGTGCTCGACGGCTCGCCGCATCCCGTGAATCCGGCAGGCTTCGTCGTACATGCCGCGCTTCATCGCGCGTTGCCCGATGCGCATTGCGTGATGCACACACATACGACGGCGGGGCTCGCCGTCGCATGTTCGCAGACGGGCCTCGTCAACAACAATTTCTATTCGGCACAACTGCACGAGATGGTCGCGTATCACGACTTCGAAGGCATTACCGTGCGCGTCGACGAAGGGCCGCGCCTCGTCGCGAATCTCGGTGACAAGCGTTTGTTGATCTTGCGCAACCACGGCCTGCTATCGATTGGCGAAACGATCGCGCAAGCCTTCGCCCGGCTCTGGACGCTCAACCGCGCCTGCGAAATTCAATTGGCAACGGCGACACTCGGGCCCGCACGCCTGATCGGCGACGAGATCGCCGCGCGCTGCACGCGTGACTCACTACAGTTCGATCCGCGGCATGGCGCAGGAGAAGATGTGCTGAATGCGTTGCTGCGTCAGGTGGATCGGATCGATCCGTCGTATCGCGACTAG
- a CDS encoding MarR family winged helix-turn-helix transcriptional regulator: MKASDKAGLEQFLTYRLHVLNKLSERGISERYMAKLDVTLPEARVIASVGSFGPFSIMDLARHANLDKSQASRAAEALIRQGLVQREASADDGRVVLVSLTTEGRALYRKVMPIARKWNTDLFDCLDDREKIALSEALDKVIETAIARNAA, encoded by the coding sequence ATGAAGGCCTCCGATAAAGCCGGACTCGAACAGTTTCTGACGTATCGTCTGCACGTGCTGAATAAACTTTCCGAGCGGGGCATCAGCGAACGGTATATGGCCAAGCTAGACGTGACGCTGCCCGAGGCGCGCGTGATTGCATCGGTTGGATCGTTCGGACCATTCTCGATCATGGACCTCGCGCGCCACGCCAACCTCGACAAGAGTCAGGCGAGCCGCGCCGCCGAGGCGTTGATCAGGCAAGGCCTCGTGCAACGCGAAGCGAGCGCGGACGATGGCCGCGTGGTGCTCGTATCGTTGACCACGGAAGGCCGTGCGCTCTATCGCAAAGTGATGCCCATCGCGCGCAAGTGGAACACCGATCTGTTCGATTGCCTCGACGACCGCGAGAAGATCGCGCTCAGCGAAGCACTCGACAAGGTGATCGAAACCGCGATCGCGCGTAACGCAGCGTAG
- the ompR gene encoding osmolarity response regulator transcription factor OmpR — MPTMETKNPSKILVVDDDPRLRDLLRRYLGEQGFNVYVAENAPSMNKLWVRERFDLLVLDLMLPGEDGLSICRRLRGSNDRTPIIMLTAKGEDVDRIVGLEMGADDYLPKPFNPRELVARIHAVLRRQSPSELPGAPSETSEVFEFGEFALNLATRTLTKAGQEIPLTTGEFSVLKVFARHPRQPLSREKLMELARGREYEVFDRSLDVQISRLRKLIEPDPGSPRFIQTVWGLGYVFIPDGAA, encoded by the coding sequence ATGCCGACCATGGAAACCAAAAACCCTTCGAAAATCCTCGTCGTCGATGACGACCCGCGTCTGCGCGATCTGCTGCGCCGCTACCTCGGCGAGCAGGGCTTCAACGTCTATGTCGCCGAGAACGCGCCCTCGATGAACAAGCTGTGGGTGCGTGAACGTTTCGACCTTCTGGTGCTCGACCTGATGCTGCCGGGCGAAGACGGCCTTTCCATCTGCCGGCGCCTGCGCGGCAGCAACGATCGCACGCCGATCATCATGCTCACCGCCAAGGGTGAGGATGTCGATCGCATCGTCGGCCTCGAAATGGGCGCCGACGACTACCTGCCCAAGCCATTCAATCCGCGCGAGCTGGTCGCACGCATTCACGCGGTGCTGCGCCGCCAGTCGCCGTCGGAACTGCCGGGCGCGCCGTCGGAGACGTCGGAAGTGTTCGAGTTCGGCGAGTTCGCGCTGAACCTCGCCACGCGCACGCTCACCAAGGCCGGCCAGGAAATCCCGTTGACCACGGGCGAGTTCTCGGTGCTGAAGGTATTCGCGCGTCATCCGCGCCAGCCGCTGTCGCGCGAAAAGCTGATGGAACTGGCGCGCGGCCGTGAATACGAAGTGTTCGATCGCAGCCTCGACGTGCAGATTTCGCGTCTTCGCAAGCTGATCGAGCCGGACCCGGGCAGCCCGCGTTTCATCCAGACGGTCTGGGGTCTGGGATACGTGTTCATCCCAGACGGCGCAGCCTGA
- a CDS encoding ATP-binding protein: protein MRIDRRLLTLAFGGLFWRTFLLIALLIAVSLAAWFQSFRVIEREPRAQRVALQLVAIVKLTRTALLYSDPDLRRALLQDLESNEGVRVYPRETTDKYKLQPDESLNRLIEHDIRGRLGDDTIIAQSVNDIPGVWISFKIDDDDYWVALDRDQLDSVTGLQWAGWGIFALALSLFGAAFITSLVNRPFARLAMAARKVGSGQAPEKLPERGMGVAAETNRSFNQMVQDLEQLEADRALMLAGISHDLRTPLARLRLETEMSPSDQATKDAMIDDIEQMDMIIGRFLDYARPVQRMPEPVDLSVIAGELAARMSSEDGMRLVTRLAPSAVIEADETDIRRVVGNLIENARKYGLSESDGIPHVILETRVSHSRVELSVVDEGPGIPEDQLPLVTRPFYRVNSARTQANGTGLGMAIVQRLVGRYRGALRLRNRTPLPGLEVTIEFPLAKSV from the coding sequence ATGCGGATCGACCGGCGCCTCCTGACGCTCGCGTTCGGCGGCCTGTTCTGGCGAACGTTCCTGCTGATCGCGCTATTGATCGCGGTCAGCCTCGCCGCCTGGTTCCAGAGCTTCCGGGTGATCGAGCGAGAGCCGCGCGCGCAGCGCGTGGCGCTGCAGCTCGTCGCGATCGTCAAGCTCACGCGCACCGCACTCCTCTATTCCGATCCCGATCTTCGGCGCGCACTGCTGCAGGATCTGGAGAGCAATGAAGGCGTGCGCGTGTATCCGCGCGAAACCACCGACAAGTACAAGCTCCAGCCCGACGAATCGCTCAACCGTCTGATCGAGCATGACATCCGCGGACGCCTCGGCGACGACACGATCATCGCGCAATCGGTGAACGACATCCCCGGCGTGTGGATCAGCTTCAAGATCGACGACGACGATTACTGGGTCGCCCTCGATCGCGATCAGCTAGACAGTGTGACGGGCCTGCAGTGGGCCGGCTGGGGTATTTTTGCGCTCGCGCTATCGCTATTCGGCGCGGCGTTCATCACGAGTCTCGTGAACCGGCCGTTCGCGCGACTCGCGATGGCCGCGCGCAAGGTCGGTTCGGGCCAGGCGCCCGAGAAACTGCCGGAGCGCGGCATGGGCGTCGCAGCCGAAACCAACCGAAGCTTCAACCAGATGGTGCAGGACCTCGAGCAGCTCGAAGCGGACCGTGCGCTGATGCTCGCGGGCATTTCGCACGATCTGCGCACGCCGCTTGCGCGTCTGCGGCTGGAAACGGAAATGAGTCCGTCCGACCAGGCGACCAAAGACGCGATGATCGACGACATCGAGCAGATGGACATGATCATCGGACGCTTCCTCGATTACGCGCGCCCTGTCCAACGAATGCCGGAACCTGTCGATCTTTCCGTGATCGCAGGAGAACTGGCGGCGCGGATGTCGAGCGAAGACGGCATGCGGCTCGTCACGCGGCTGGCGCCGTCCGCCGTGATCGAAGCGGACGAGACGGATATCCGGCGCGTCGTCGGCAATCTGATCGAGAACGCGCGCAAGTACGGGCTGTCCGAGTCCGATGGCATCCCGCATGTGATTCTTGAGACCCGCGTGTCGCATTCGCGGGTCGAGTTGTCGGTGGTCGACGAAGGCCCGGGCATCCCCGAAGACCAGCTCCCGCTCGTCACGCGCCCGTTCTACCGGGTCAACTCGGCGCGCACGCAGGCCAACGGTACGGGGCTTGGAATGGCGATCGTGCAACGGCTCGTCGGACGCTATCGGGGCGCGTTGAGACTGCGCAATCGCACGCCGCTGCCGGGA
- a CDS encoding DUF1501 domain-containing protein: MKRREFLTMAAAASASLSMPRVFAAPHASSGISTQLDAGATGHAPGKLLILIELKGGNDGLNTVIPFADSTYYALRQRIAIPRDRVLPLDERTALHPAMRALLPVWRDGQLAVVQGVGCVQDHASHFRSTEIWDTASCADVYRRDGWVTRAIGQWSAKQQGIAAASFGSAEPGPFAGFTARVEADGAWARVDDPDAAPHVNPIDEGEGDRVSGATRTLQVSAPTLRDSIDAALRTVVDGTRPHTCGAIRLTLDGFDTHSNQPVRHAALLGQLAEGCATLRAELTRRGRWHDTLIMTYSEFGRSARENIHRGTAHGGAATHFVMGGRVRGGRYGRAPDFAQVDSAGNLPVEIDFRQLYATALGPFLKLDANAVLQEDVSPLPLLHT, from the coding sequence ATGAAACGACGCGAGTTTCTGACGATGGCGGCGGCAGCGAGCGCCTCGCTATCGATGCCGCGCGTGTTCGCCGCGCCACACGCAAGCAGCGGCATATCGACGCAACTGGATGCGGGCGCAACGGGTCACGCGCCGGGCAAGCTGCTCATCCTGATCGAACTCAAGGGCGGAAACGACGGCTTGAACACCGTCATTCCTTTCGCCGATTCCACTTACTACGCGCTGCGGCAGCGCATCGCGATACCGCGCGACCGCGTGCTCCCGCTGGACGAGCGTACGGCGCTGCATCCCGCGATGCGTGCGCTACTGCCAGTCTGGCGCGATGGACAACTGGCTGTCGTGCAGGGTGTCGGTTGCGTGCAGGATCACGCATCGCACTTTCGCTCGACGGAAATCTGGGACACGGCATCGTGCGCCGACGTGTATCGGCGCGACGGCTGGGTGACGCGTGCGATCGGGCAGTGGTCGGCGAAACAGCAAGGGATTGCGGCGGCGTCATTCGGCAGCGCGGAGCCGGGGCCGTTCGCCGGCTTCACGGCTCGTGTCGAGGCGGACGGCGCATGGGCGCGTGTCGATGATCCCGATGCCGCGCCGCACGTCAATCCGATCGACGAAGGCGAGGGCGATCGCGTTTCCGGCGCCACACGGACCCTTCAGGTCAGCGCCCCGACGCTTCGCGATTCGATCGATGCCGCGCTGCGCACCGTCGTAGACGGCACGCGGCCGCATACGTGCGGCGCGATCCGGCTGACGCTCGATGGTTTCGACACGCATAGCAACCAGCCCGTGCGGCACGCGGCTTTGCTCGGGCAACTCGCCGAAGGCTGCGCGACGCTTCGCGCGGAACTCACGCGACGTGGCCGCTGGCACGACACGCTCATCATGACGTACTCGGAATTCGGCCGATCCGCGCGCGAGAACATTCACCGCGGCACCGCGCATGGCGGAGCCGCGACGCATTTCGTGATGGGCGGTCGGGTGCGCGGGGGTAGGTACGGTCGCGCGCCCGATTTCGCGCAAGTTGATAGCGCCGGCAATCTGCCCGTCGAGATCGACTTCAGGCAGCTTTACGCGACCGCGCTTGGCCCGTTCCTGAAACTGGACGCAAATGCCGTGCTTCAGGAAGACGTCTCGCCACTGCCGCTGCTGCACACCTGA